Proteins from a genomic interval of Paucidesulfovibrio gracilis DSM 16080:
- a CDS encoding peptidylprolyl isomerase — MANPTVLMETSMGDMLIELYEDKAPETVANFLQYVDDEFYDGLIFHRVINGFMIQGGGMTVMMKPKDTRAPIKNEAANGLKNELGTLAMARTQDPHSASSQFFINVKDNAFLDFKGETPDGWGYCVFGKVVDGLDVVEKIKKVRTKNVGYHADVPVEPVTINSVRRFEA; from the coding sequence ATGGCGAATCCCACGGTACTGATGGAAACCTCCATGGGGGACATGCTTATTGAACTGTATGAGGACAAAGCCCCGGAGACCGTGGCCAACTTTTTACAGTATGTGGATGATGAGTTTTACGATGGCCTGATTTTCCATCGCGTCATCAACGGATTCATGATTCAGGGCGGCGGCATGACCGTGATGATGAAGCCCAAGGACACCCGAGCTCCCATCAAGAACGAAGCCGCTAACGGTTTGAAAAACGAGTTGGGTACTCTGGCCATGGCCCGGACACAGGATCCGCATTCCGCGTCCAGCCAGTTTTTCATCAACGTGAAGGACAACGCGTTTTTGGATTTCAAGGGCGAGACGCCGGACGGCTGGGGGTACTGCGTGTTCGGCAAAGTTGTGGACGGGCTTGATGTCGTTGAAAAGATTAAAAAAGTACGCACCAAGAATGTTGGCTACCATGCCGATGTCCCTGTTGAGCCGGTGACCATCAATTCGGTTCGACGGTTTGAGGCGTAG
- a CDS encoding tyrosine recombinase XerC has translation MSLINAKNSDPGNDPPELVRAFLAWLDSERGYSPATLRAYATDLREFEGFLQTLELSLSRHGDVERDHVRGLLARLHLRGVKKSTVSRKLSSIRAFFRYLDMRGLLDNDPTSGMGNPKQERRTPRALNVDQTKSVMEAPTPPDASGLRDHALVELLYGAGLRVSEALALDVDEVDPGAGVIRVHGKGSKQRLVPIGATSAKRLRAWIRHRHELLVDPMEPALFLGDRGGRLHRRQAHRIVARLARDAGLPESVHPHTLRGSFASHLLQAGADLRDVQELLGHERISTTQRYTSLDLRHVMGVYDRAHPLSGDGSLQQREPTSGNDPSWPGHDELDQESTDSEGE, from the coding sequence ATGTCATTGATCAACGCAAAGAATAGCGATCCTGGAAACGATCCGCCGGAACTGGTCCGTGCATTTTTGGCCTGGTTGGATTCCGAGCGGGGCTATTCTCCCGCAACATTGCGGGCATATGCTACGGATTTACGGGAGTTTGAAGGATTCCTTCAGACGCTGGAGTTGAGCCTGTCCCGCCATGGTGACGTGGAGCGGGACCATGTGCGCGGCCTGCTTGCCCGGCTGCACCTCCGGGGCGTGAAAAAAAGCACGGTGTCACGCAAGCTGTCTTCGATTCGAGCTTTTTTTCGATACCTGGACATGCGGGGTCTGCTGGATAACGACCCGACCAGCGGCATGGGCAACCCAAAACAGGAACGCCGCACTCCCCGAGCGCTTAATGTGGACCAAACCAAATCCGTAATGGAAGCGCCTACACCGCCGGATGCGTCCGGCCTGCGGGACCATGCCTTGGTGGAATTGCTGTATGGCGCGGGGTTGCGCGTGAGCGAGGCCTTGGCTCTGGATGTCGATGAAGTGGACCCCGGTGCAGGGGTCATCCGCGTGCACGGCAAGGGGAGCAAGCAGCGACTGGTTCCCATTGGAGCCACTTCCGCGAAGCGGCTTCGGGCCTGGATTCGGCATCGACATGAATTGCTGGTGGATCCCATGGAGCCGGCATTGTTTTTGGGGGATCGTGGCGGGCGACTGCACCGCCGCCAGGCCCATCGGATTGTGGCTCGGTTGGCGCGGGATGCTGGATTGCCGGAAAGCGTGCACCCGCATACCTTGCGGGGGAGTTTTGCCAGCCATTTGCTGCAGGCCGGTGCGGATCTGCGTGATGTGCAGGAATTGCTCGGACATGAACGAATCTCCACGACGCAGCGCTACACGAGCCTGGACTTGCGGCACGTCATGGGGGTATATGACCGGGCGCACCCGCTTTCCGGGGACGGATCCTTGCAACAGCGGGAGCCAACCAGCGGTAATGACCCGTCATGGCCCGGCCATGATGAACTCGACCAGGAATCAACGGATAGTGAAGGAGAATAA
- a CDS encoding GGDEF domain-containing response regulator: MEFSLFSRASEALEQLFGNPPDLLLTDQRLPDMTGAQLANLVKGENVYRQLPVILCLDHEDMEYPWDWNDVEVDDFLFRPFFPAEARDRINLTLLRALRALDANPLSKLPGNTSILQRTQDLVDRGERFALGYVDLDHFKSFNDKYGFSRGDEVLMMTARLIVNTVRDMVRDKRELSFVGHVGGDDFVFIVAEFRAEDICRRVIATFDSLVRGFYDQEDRKTGGIVSTDRRGNVQKFPFMAVSIAVVMNRGGKLRHAGEAASIAAALKKKAKSDEKSCYVIDQRKE; this comes from the coding sequence ATGGAATTTTCTCTGTTTTCCAGGGCATCCGAGGCCTTGGAACAATTGTTCGGCAATCCTCCAGACCTGTTGCTGACGGACCAGCGACTCCCGGACATGACCGGCGCGCAATTGGCGAACCTGGTCAAGGGAGAAAATGTTTACCGGCAACTTCCCGTTATCCTTTGCCTGGACCATGAGGATATGGAGTATCCTTGGGATTGGAATGACGTGGAAGTGGATGACTTTTTGTTCCGTCCCTTTTTTCCTGCCGAAGCGCGTGATCGCATCAATCTGACCCTCCTGCGCGCGTTACGCGCCCTGGACGCCAACCCGCTTTCCAAATTGCCGGGCAACACGAGCATCCTGCAACGCACGCAGGACTTGGTGGATCGTGGGGAACGATTCGCCTTGGGCTACGTTGATTTGGATCACTTCAAGTCCTTTAATGACAAGTATGGATTTTCCAGGGGCGACGAGGTGCTCATGATGACCGCCAGGCTGATCGTGAACACGGTACGTGACATGGTACGCGACAAACGGGAGCTTTCGTTCGTTGGGCATGTCGGGGGGGACGATTTTGTTTTCATCGTGGCGGAATTTCGGGCCGAGGATATCTGCCGTCGTGTGATCGCGACATTTGATTCCCTGGTGCGCGGGTTTTATGACCAGGAAGATCGAAAAACGGGCGGCATTGTTTCCACGGATCGGCGCGGCAATGTGCAGAAGTTTCCGTTTATGGCGGTTTCCATTGCCGTCGTCATGAATCGGGGCGGCAAACTTCGGCATGCGGGCGAGGCTGCCTCCATTGCCGCTGCTCTGAAAAAAAAGGCCAAGAGCGACGAGAAAAGTTGTTATGTCATTGATCAACGCAAAGAATAG
- a CDS encoding HDOD domain-containing protein, which produces MSEDLNTLVKGQVLAVKDLPTLPGVLDEVTQLVQDPDSSTEQIAKAISRDQVLSAKVLKMVNSPVYGFPGRISSIQHALVLLGFNVIRGIIISTSVFDIMQAAMRGLWQHSLGCATACGIIARHAGIEEAEEFAVAGLLHDLGKVVAIVQLPELTERIAETVRLKDVSYYQAERDVMGFGHDRINAWLGRYWRLPANLREAMARHHRPETAQHYPEITAAVHVGDFLARAFEFGNSGDDQISYLSPKAVNVLGLRMADLERIMDELGESYLDVADLSF; this is translated from the coding sequence ATGTCCGAGGATCTCAATACCCTGGTCAAGGGGCAGGTACTGGCCGTCAAGGATTTGCCGACGTTGCCGGGTGTCCTGGACGAGGTGACCCAGCTGGTGCAGGATCCGGATTCTTCCACGGAGCAGATCGCCAAGGCCATTTCTCGTGATCAGGTGCTTTCCGCCAAGGTGCTTAAGATGGTCAATTCTCCGGTGTACGGTTTCCCCGGCCGGATCAGTTCCATCCAGCACGCTTTGGTTTTGTTGGGTTTCAACGTCATTCGCGGAATCATCATTTCCACGTCGGTTTTCGATATCATGCAGGCGGCCATGCGGGGACTGTGGCAACACAGTCTTGGTTGCGCCACGGCGTGCGGTATTATTGCCCGCCACGCCGGGATCGAAGAGGCGGAAGAATTCGCCGTGGCCGGATTGCTGCATGATTTGGGGAAAGTGGTGGCTATTGTCCAATTGCCGGAGCTGACCGAACGGATTGCAGAAACCGTGCGGCTCAAAGACGTGTCCTATTATCAGGCGGAGCGCGACGTGATGGGGTTCGGCCATGATCGCATCAATGCCTGGTTGGGGCGCTATTGGCGGCTGCCCGCCAATTTGCGTGAAGCCATGGCCCGGCATCATCGTCCGGAAACGGCTCAGCACTATCCTGAAATCACGGCCGCCGTGCATGTGGGCGATTTTTTGGCCAGGGCTTTTGAATTCGGCAATTCCGGGGATGATCAAATTTCCTATCTGTCGCCCAAGGCCGTGAACGTCTTGGGGTTGCGGATGGCGGACCTGGAACGCATCATGGATGAACTTGGCGAAAGTTATCTGGACGTCGCGGATCTTTCATTCTGA
- a CDS encoding TMEM165/GDT1 family protein, producing MDWKLFFTAFGTLFLAELGDKTQLACVLMAARSEKPWAVFFGASLALVLVSLLGVMFAQLICQYVPQNLIKKVAALGFVIMGTLIWFDKL from the coding sequence ATGGATTGGAAGCTCTTTTTCACCGCCTTTGGAACGCTTTTCCTGGCGGAACTCGGCGATAAGACCCAACTAGCCTGCGTACTCATGGCTGCTCGTTCGGAAAAGCCCTGGGCTGTTTTTTTTGGGGCTTCGCTGGCGTTGGTGTTGGTAAGTTTGCTGGGCGTCATGTTTGCGCAGCTCATTTGTCAATACGTTCCCCAGAATCTGATCAAGAAAGTCGCGGCCTTGGGATTCGTAATCATGGGAACGTTGATTTGGTTTGACAAATTGTAA
- a CDS encoding 2-hydroxyacid dehydrogenase → MSLPKVVITRPLPEAGLSQLREQVQLVENKKDRPMQRTELLEAVQDAHGVIGLLTDRIDAEFFDAAPKLVGYANYAVGYDNIDVTEATRRGIPVSNTPDVLTRATAELAWGLLFAVARRIVETDGVMRSGHWPGWGPMQYMGMDVSGRTLGIVGAGRIGTAMALMSRGFDMPVLYLESPSGRRNQILESKVNAQCVSWEELLQRSDFVSVHCPLTPATRHLFDRRAFRKMKNSAILINTARGPVIKEDDLVAALREGDIAGAGLDVYEKEPVMADGLAALQQAVLLPHVGSATHTTREAMAELAARNLLAMLHGTVPPTCLNPEVLA, encoded by the coding sequence ATGTCACTGCCCAAAGTCGTCATTACTCGCCCCCTGCCCGAAGCAGGACTGTCCCAACTTCGTGAGCAAGTCCAGCTTGTTGAAAACAAGAAAGACCGCCCCATGCAGCGAACCGAACTTCTGGAGGCTGTGCAGGACGCCCACGGCGTCATCGGCCTGCTGACGGACCGCATTGATGCGGAGTTTTTTGACGCAGCACCCAAGCTTGTGGGGTATGCCAACTACGCGGTCGGATATGACAACATCGACGTGACCGAGGCCACGCGTCGGGGCATTCCTGTAAGCAACACCCCGGATGTGCTCACCCGCGCCACTGCCGAGCTGGCCTGGGGGTTGCTGTTCGCCGTGGCCCGCCGAATCGTGGAAACCGACGGAGTGATGCGCTCCGGCCACTGGCCCGGATGGGGACCAATGCAGTATATGGGAATGGACGTTTCCGGCCGGACCTTGGGGATTGTCGGAGCCGGACGCATTGGCACGGCTATGGCTCTGATGTCCAGAGGCTTTGATATGCCCGTGCTGTATCTCGAATCCCCTTCAGGAAGACGCAACCAGATATTGGAATCAAAAGTAAATGCCCAATGTGTTTCCTGGGAGGAACTACTGCAACGCTCGGATTTCGTGAGCGTGCATTGCCCGCTCACCCCGGCAACACGCCACCTTTTCGACCGAAGAGCCTTCCGAAAAATGAAAAACTCCGCCATTTTGATCAATACGGCCCGCGGCCCGGTGATCAAAGAGGATGACCTTGTCGCGGCCCTGCGGGAAGGAGACATTGCCGGAGCCGGGCTGGATGTCTACGAAAAGGAACCCGTCATGGCCGATGGATTGGCCGCGCTCCAGCAAGCCGTACTGCTGCCTCACGTCGGTTCGGCCACACACACCACCC